ATTTTGTGCCGGTGCCAGTTTTGATGAATTAATTTCTATTAAAGATTTAGAAACAGGAAAAATATTCTTTTCAGGATTTGCCAATGTAATCAATGCCTGTCGAAAAGCACCAAAATTTATTATTGGAAGAGTTCAAGGGAAAGCAGTAGGAGGTGGAGTTGGTTTAGCATCTGCAGTTGATTATTGCTATGCTACACGTGAAGCTTCTGTAAAGTTATCAGAATTAGCGGTAGGAATTGGCCCTTTTGTTGTTGGTCCAGCAGTAGAACGTAAAGTTGGGGTTTCTGGTATGAGTCGTTTAGCTATTGATGCTACAACTTGGAAGAGCGCAGAATGGGCAAGAGATAATGGTTTGTATGCTGAAATATACGATACGATTGAAGAGATGGATAAAGAAGTTGATAAACTAGCTAATCAATTATCAAAGTCTAACCCTGAAGCTATGAAATTAATGAAAGAAACTATTTGGAGAGGAACTGAAGATTGGGATAGTTTATTGGCAGAAAGAGCTGCTATGAGTGGAAAACTTGTGTTATCTGAATTTACTGTGAATGCTATCAGTGCTTTCAAAGGCAAATAATATCTTCGTAAAATAAAATTGTAAACATGTCAATTTCTGTTAAATATCTTACTAAAATCTATGGAGAGCAAGTTGCCGTAAATAACATTTCATTTGAAGCTAAAAAGGGTGAAATATTAGGTTTCTTAGGACCTAATGGTGCTGGTAAATCTACCACTATGAAAATAATTACAGGTTTTATACCTGCAACGGAAGGAGATGTAGAGGTATGTGGTATTGACATAAAGAAGGAACCTCTGAAAGCAAGAGATAAGATTGGATATTTACCCGAACATAATCCTATTTATTTGGATATGTATGTAAAAGAATATTTGAAGTTTGTAGGGAAAATATACAAGATAAAGGATATCGATAAAAGAGTTGAAGAGGTTATTGATTTAGTAGGTTTACAAAAAGAGCAACATAAAATAATTGGTGCTTTATCCAAAGGATACCGACAACGTGTAGGACTGGCTCAAGCAATTATTCATGATCCGGAAGTATTGATCTTAGATGAGCCAACATCAGGATTAGATCCCAACCAGTTAGTAGAGATTCGTGGATTAATTAAAAAAATAGGAAAAGAAAAAACAGTGATGCTTTCTACTCATATTATGCAGGAAGTAGAAGCTGTGTGTGATAGAGTTATCATCATAAATAATGGGAATCTGGTTGCCAATGCTAAGACAGAAGAACTAGAATCTGGTGGAAATGAGCAAGTGGTATATGTTGAGTTTGAAGAGCAGGTGGCTCGTAACCGATTGGCTAAGGTTCCCCACATCATGCAAGTGGAAGCCCTTAGTGATAATACATTTGTTGTAAAAACATCTGCTGAGATAGATCTTCGAAAAGTGATAGCCGAATTTGCGAAAGAAGAAAATAATCTTATATTAACTATTCGTAAAGAAGAAAAGTCACTAGAGGAAGTATTTAAGGAATACACTAAAAAATAATTTACTTATTAAGTAACTGATAACTTTGAACAATCTCTTTTGCCAATTTAGCTAATTCTTTTTTACTTTCTATATCAGGTTCTCCTTCAATTTTAAGAATTTTCCCGCCGCTTATTGCGCCTGTATTATCAAATTGTTGAGCAAAGTCATCAGCAGATTTGCAGAAATAGCCATAATCCTCTTCTCCAGTTCCAATCGAGGCGTATATCTTTCCTTTTAAATTCACACTTTTTAAATCATCATAAAACCCGTGAATCTCTTCTGGTAGGTTTCCAGCTGAGCCATAAGTATAAGAAGCAACAATACAAATATCTGCCTCAAGGAAAGTTGATGGATTTATTTGTTGACATTCATAGATATCTACTTGTATTTCTAATGAACGTAAACAATTCGCTAAGAAATTTGCTGCAACCTCGGTGTTCCCTGTTAAACTAGCATATACAATAATTGCTTTCACATATTCATTTTTAGCCTAACAAATTAAAATGTGTATGGTTGAACATCTATATCATAATATGAAGTTATGTCCTATTTAAACAAAAAAGAGCAACTAAAAGCTGCTCTTTTTATACCGTAATTTTGTTTTTTTTATTGAACTAATACTTTTCTAGATAATACTCCATTCTCTGTTGAGATTTGGATGATATACATCCCTTTTACTATAGAAGAAGTATTGATTCGAATAGTATGACTATCTATTGTCGAGATATCAGTAGTAATGATTTTTCCATCTGTTGTAACTACTTGAAGTTCTTTAACAATAAGATTACCTGTTACAACATCTACATGACTTGTCGCAGGGTTAGGATGAATAGTCACATTTGTATTTAAATTATTTGCATCTACAGAAGCACAACCATCTACTGTAATAGTCATAGTAGCAGAATTTTCGCAAGTACCATCATTATATGTATAGGTGATAGTGTATGTTCCTATACCAATGGATGGATCAAAACTATTATTAGTAACCCCTTGCCCTGAGAAAGTTCCTCCATTTGGTGTACCATTAAGTATAATTGCATTATTATAAGTACATAATGTTTGATCTTGTCCTGCATCCACAGCTGGTAATCCGTTTATTGTAATGTTAAATGTTTCTACTGCTTGTGGACATGAACCTGATGCTGCGATTGTATTAGTTACAGTATATGAACCTGGAACACTAGAATTAGTTGTAATTACACCAGTATTACTATTGATATTTAAACCATTTGTAGAGCTAAATAAACCCGCACTTCCTCCGTTGAAAATAGGACTCACTGTTCCTTCATTTTGACAATACGCATTGTTTGAATAAGTAAATGATGCATTAGGAGCAGATGTAATAGTGATATTTTGTGTTTTAGTATCACCACATGTTCCACTAATGGTATAAGTAACAGTATACTGACCATCAGCACTAGCTGTTACATCAATTTCACCAGTAGCCGTATTTACAAATACGAGTCCTGAAGTAGAAGAGAATACTCCACCAGATTGTGAAATTATTGGAGTTACATTACTTCCACCACTGCAAAATGTATTAGAACTGTAATTAAATGTTGCATCTGCTGAAGGATTTACAGTAACTGTAATTTGTTTTGAATCTACGCAACCATTTCCATCTGTTAGTTTCACATCATAAGTTGTAGTTGTGGCAGGAGAAGCTGTATAAGAAGCACCTGTCCCTACTTGAGTTACCCCAATATACCAAGTGATTGTTCCATTACCAGAAGCGGTTAATGTAACTTGATTTCCGGCACAAATAGGAGCTGGCGTTGCACCAAGTGTTAAAGTTTCTCCTGGAACATTGTTAATAGTAACAGTTTGAGAATAAACGCAACCATTACCATCAGCTATGACTTGTGTATTATATGAATTAGCAGGTAAGTTAAATGTGTTACCTGACTGTGTATTCACACCTCCATCAGAAGAATATAAATAAGGAGGTTTTCCTCCAGAAGCGTTGGTTATAGTAATCGACCCATTATTTCCACAATGAGCATCGGTTGGGGTAACTGTTGCAGTTACATCCGGATAAACCTTAATATAGTAACCAGTTGCATCTGAATGGCATGCTCCATTGACAAGTAAAAAAAGTGACTGATTTTGAGGAGAACTTTGACTAGGTCCAACCTGATCGATTGCGTTACCATAGAAATCCACATAGAATTGTGTGACATCATCATCAGTAATCAACCAATTATAGGTGTCAATAGTTCCAGTTGAAGCAGAAGCGTCCACATTAATATGTCCACTTAGACATACCTCGTCATTATCTATACTAAAGTCAGCAACGGGTTTTGTTCCATTTGATAATAATACTTCAAATGCGAAAGCACTATTAATTGGAGTGCCGTTTGAAGAATAAACCTCATTCACGCCTTTCCATTGATTGTAAAAGTATGAACCTATAGGACCTGATAAATGGAATAATGTAAAATTAGAAGTAGGCTGAGTTGTTGCTAAAGCAAAAGAATCAACAGGCGAGGTGAAAGTTACTTCATACCCTACAAAAAATTTACCTGTGACTGATATAGGAGTTGTTAATTCTATTTGACTCCAATACATTTCAGGTTTCAAAGAACTAAAAGGAACAACTTGAGAATATAGTTGAGTTCCCGGTTGATTACCTGAAGCATTATAAACACGAAGTGTTATTTTACCATTGTTACTAGCATTTTTGATTTTCCAAGGCAACATTCTAACCGCACGAATTTGGTTAGATTGTGTACCGATGTTATAAGGTTCTACCCATACATCAGTTTCGTATGTGTCAGTTCCGTCAAAGATTTCATCTTGCCCCAAGAGTAAGCCATCGCCATTGCTAGTCCAAGTGGTGTAAGTATTATTAGCAGGTTTAATAAAGTTTCTCAGCGTATCACAGCTTTGTGAGAATGAGACACTATAGGTTAAAAGAATAGCAACTAATGCCATTCCAAGCATATTTATTGTTTTCATCGGAAGTAATAATAGATTTTAAATTATTTATTTGAATTATTTTCAGATTCTGTAGTTTTAGGCTCAACAGCAGGAGAAGTCTCAGCAGGTACTATCTTTGCTTCCTTTAGTTCAGCACTCTTGATTTCACTTGATTCTAATCTTCTTACAGCTTTAGCTTCTGCTTTTACAGCTTCCTTTTGCACCGGCTGAACAGTCTTCTCTTGTTCTACAGTTTGTGCCTTAGTCTGAGCATTTTCTTGTGAAAATGCAAAAGATCCAACTAGTAGAGCTAGACCTAATAAAGTAATAGTTTTTTTCATAAAAAATAAATTAATTGATTACAAATATAGAGATAAAGACTGATGAAACAAAAAAAATATTAACTGAGTCTATTTTTTATGAATAACTTGTTCCGCAGCTTGATTCTTATTAGCTAATTGTCCACAGGCTGCATCAATGTCTTTTCCGCGACTACGACGTACATTTACAATTATATTTTTATCCTCAAGATACTTAGCAAATGCATCCATCTTTTCAGAGCTAGTACGTTGAAAATCTACTCCTTCTATAGGATTGTATTCAATTAGATTTACTTTGCAAGGAACTATTTTACAAAATTCGGCTAATTCTTGTGCATCCTCAATACTATCATTAAAATCTTTAAACACAATAAATTCATAGGTGACTCTCGTACCTGTTTTTTCATGAAAATAAGTTAAAGATTCTTTTAACGAGGCTAGATCGTTTGTATCATTAATAGGCATTATTTTGCTTCTTTTTTTATCATTAGCTGCATGTAATGAAAGAGCAAAATTAAATTTCACTTCATCGGCCCCTAATTTCTTAATCATTTTAGAAATTCCAGAAGTTGATACTGTAATTCTTTTGGGAGACATGCCCAAACCTTCTTCAGAAGTTATTTTGTCAATGCTGTCTAGTACATTTTTGTAATTGAGAAGAGGTTCTCCCATCCCCATATATACAATATTGGTTAAGTTTTGTTGATATTTTTTTTCAGCTAGATTTTTTAAATATACTACTTGATCAAAAATCTCTCCTGCAGATAAATTCTTTAATAGCTTCAATTGTCCAGTAGCACAAAACTCACAGCCTAAGCTACAACCTACTTGACTAGATATACATGCTGTCATACGAGATGAGGTTGGAATTAACACTCCTTCTACCACCTTGCCAGGCCCTACGTTAAAAGCACATTTGATTGTTCCGTCAGAAGATATTTGCTGTTCCTCTAATTTTATCTTATCAATGAAGAAATTTGTTTCTAATTTCTCACGGAGGGGTTTACTCAAATTGGTCATTTCTTCAAAAGAGCCAGCATTTTTTTGCCAAAGCCATTCATAGATTTGTTGTGCACGGAAAGGTTTCTCTCCAAGTTCTCTAAGAATTTCTTTGAGTTCCTCTTTATTAAAGTCTCGTATATTTTTTTGTTTATTCATAAATCTGTCTGCAAATTTCGGGATAATTTTAGAATACACAATAGTCTAGGAAAAATAACTAGAAAATAAAGAATGAAATTAATTATATTTGGATGTTCAATAAAAGAAATAAAGAAATGCCCGATTTTCAATCTGTTAGTAGTGATGTTAAGCCAGTCTTAATTGATTTTTATGCAGATTGGTGTGGACCTTGCCAGACTATGATTCCTATAATAAAAGAAATGGAGAATTTGTATCGGGATAAACTACAAATAGTTAAAATTGATATTGAGACAAATCAATTGATTTCTAAACAATATTCTATTCAGAGTGTACCAACTTTTATACTCTTATACAAGAATGAAATTGTCTGGCGTGCAGCCGGTATCCAATCTCGAAATGATTTAAGAACTCAAATTGATAAATTACTGTAAATTTGAGCATGTTAAAATCAGATGACAAATATGGACGAAAGTTTTGGTAAGGAATATAAACTTTGTAGTAAAA
The DNA window shown above is from Brumimicrobium sp. and carries:
- a CDS encoding T9SS type A sorting domain-containing protein, coding for MKTINMLGMALVAILLTYSVSFSQSCDTLRNFIKPANNTYTTWTSNGDGLLLGQDEIFDGTDTYETDVWVEPYNIGTQSNQIRAVRMLPWKIKNASNNGKITLRVYNASGNQPGTQLYSQVVPFSSLKPEMYWSQIELTTPISVTGKFFVGYEVTFTSPVDSFALATTQPTSNFTLFHLSGPIGSYFYNQWKGVNEVYSSNGTPINSAFAFEVLLSNGTKPVADFSIDNDEVCLSGHINVDASASTGTIDTYNWLITDDDVTQFYVDFYGNAIDQVGPSQSSPQNQSLFLLVNGACHSDATGYYIKVYPDVTATVTPTDAHCGNNGSITITNASGGKPPYLYSSDGGVNTQSGNTFNLPANSYNTQVIADGNGCVYSQTVTINNVPGETLTLGATPAPICAGNQVTLTASGNGTITWYIGVTQVGTGASYTASPATTTTYDVKLTDGNGCVDSKQITVTVNPSADATFNYSSNTFCSGGSNVTPIISQSGGVFSSTSGLVFVNTATGEIDVTASADGQYTVTYTISGTCGDTKTQNITITSAPNASFTYSNNAYCQNEGTVSPIFNGGSAGLFSSTNGLNINSNTGVITTNSSVPGSYTVTNTIAASGSCPQAVETFNITINGLPAVDAGQDQTLCTYNNAIILNGTPNGGTFSGQGVTNNSFDPSIGIGTYTITYTYNDGTCENSATMTITVDGCASVDANNLNTNVTIHPNPATSHVDVVTGNLIVKELQVVTTDGKIITTDISTIDSHTIRINTSSIVKGMYIIQISTENGVLSRKVLVQ
- the trxA gene encoding thioredoxin — encoded protein: MFNKRNKEMPDFQSVSSDVKPVLIDFYADWCGPCQTMIPIIKEMENLYRDKLQIVKIDIETNQLISKQYSIQSVPTFILLYKNEIVWRAAGIQSRNDLRTQIDKLL
- the gldA gene encoding gliding motility-associated ABC transporter ATP-binding subunit GldA encodes the protein MSISVKYLTKIYGEQVAVNNISFEAKKGEILGFLGPNGAGKSTTMKIITGFIPATEGDVEVCGIDIKKEPLKARDKIGYLPEHNPIYLDMYVKEYLKFVGKIYKIKDIDKRVEEVIDLVGLQKEQHKIIGALSKGYRQRVGLAQAIIHDPEVLILDEPTSGLDPNQLVEIRGLIKKIGKEKTVMLSTHIMQEVEAVCDRVIIINNGNLVANAKTEELESGGNEQVVYVEFEEQVARNRLAKVPHIMQVEALSDNTFVVKTSAEIDLRKVIAEFAKEENNLILTIRKEEKSLEEVFKEYTKK
- a CDS encoding flavodoxin; this encodes MKAIIVYASLTGNTEVAANFLANCLRSLEIQVDIYECQQINPSTFLEADICIVASYTYGSAGNLPEEIHGFYDDLKSVNLKGKIYASIGTGEEDYGYFCKSADDFAQQFDNTGAISGGKILKIEGEPDIESKKELAKLAKEIVQSYQLLNK
- a CDS encoding enoyl-CoA hydratase/isomerase family protein, which gives rise to MSTTDAILQGDVHFDVDSRGVATITFHHPLSNSLPGRVLKKLAETITEMGNNNEVKVIVLKSEGEKAFCAGASFDELISIKDLETGKIFFSGFANVINACRKAPKFIIGRVQGKAVGGGVGLASAVDYCYATREASVKLSELAVGIGPFVVGPAVERKVGVSGMSRLAIDATTWKSAEWARDNGLYAEIYDTIEEMDKEVDKLANQLSKSNPEAMKLMKETIWRGTEDWDSLLAERAAMSGKLVLSEFTVNAISAFKGK
- the rlmN gene encoding 23S rRNA (adenine(2503)-C(2))-methyltransferase RlmN produces the protein MNKQKNIRDFNKEELKEILRELGEKPFRAQQIYEWLWQKNAGSFEEMTNLSKPLREKLETNFFIDKIKLEEQQISSDGTIKCAFNVGPGKVVEGVLIPTSSRMTACISSQVGCSLGCEFCATGQLKLLKNLSAGEIFDQVVYLKNLAEKKYQQNLTNIVYMGMGEPLLNYKNVLDSIDKITSEEGLGMSPKRITVSTSGISKMIKKLGADEVKFNFALSLHAANDKKRSKIMPINDTNDLASLKESLTYFHEKTGTRVTYEFIVFKDFNDSIEDAQELAEFCKIVPCKVNLIEYNPIEGVDFQRTSSEKMDAFAKYLEDKNIIVNVRRSRGKDIDAACGQLANKNQAAEQVIHKK